The Geotalea uraniireducens Rf4 genome window below encodes:
- a CDS encoding ISL3-like element ISGur7 family transposase — protein MNPEDLFGAALGIAIPWKVTSVDFNKKSSRLDITIDFQRGATFPCPVCGTLSPVHDTTEKEWRHLNFFQYEAYLHARVPRVKCPNSDCGVKLVQVPWARAGSGFTLLFEALAMTMARDLPVKVMSRLFAVTDTRLWRLIQSYVEKARAAEDFSEVKRVGADETFAGRSHDEKFVTFFFDLDMHKLLFGTTGKDNETVKSFVADLKSHGGDPDSITDAAIDMSKAFIKGVKEQLPHAVVTFDKFHVIKLMNDKLSKIRAQEARLFPEILKKSRNLFLKNPENLTPEEEQRLDAIITSQSLRSTEAYMHKINLQNVYFAASRQEAETLLTKWHRKAAASSIQLIKNMAESVKEHWDGILAHFDSRLTSGFIEGINSLIQSAKTRARGYRNPDNLICIAYLVAGKLNLKSLYPLPT, from the coding sequence ATGAATCCTGAAGATCTTTTTGGTGCTGCTCTTGGAATTGCCATCCCGTGGAAGGTTACCTCTGTTGACTTCAACAAGAAGTCAAGTCGTTTGGACATAACCATCGACTTCCAGCGGGGAGCCACCTTTCCCTGTCCGGTCTGCGGAACGTTGTCACCAGTCCATGACACCACGGAGAAAGAGTGGCGGCATCTGAATTTCTTCCAGTACGAAGCCTACCTTCATGCGCGTGTTCCACGGGTAAAGTGCCCTAACAGCGACTGCGGCGTGAAGTTGGTCCAGGTACCCTGGGCTCGCGCAGGCTCAGGATTTACGCTGCTGTTTGAGGCCCTGGCCATGACCATGGCTCGTGATTTGCCGGTGAAGGTCATGAGCAGGCTGTTTGCCGTTACCGATACCCGTCTATGGCGGTTGATTCAATCCTATGTCGAGAAGGCAAGGGCCGCAGAAGACTTCTCCGAGGTGAAGAGGGTCGGTGCGGATGAAACCTTTGCCGGGCGCAGTCATGACGAGAAATTCGTCACCTTCTTCTTCGACCTCGACATGCATAAGCTCTTGTTCGGCACGACGGGAAAGGACAACGAAACAGTCAAGAGCTTCGTCGCGGACCTTAAGTCACATGGCGGCGATCCTGATAGCATCACAGACGCTGCTATTGACATGTCCAAGGCATTCATAAAGGGTGTCAAAGAGCAGTTGCCCCATGCCGTGGTCACCTTCGATAAATTCCACGTCATCAAGCTTATGAACGATAAGCTTAGTAAGATAAGGGCTCAAGAAGCCAGGTTATTTCCTGAAATCCTGAAAAAGAGCCGAAACTTATTCCTCAAAAATCCTGAGAACCTGACGCCGGAAGAGGAGCAGCGCCTGGATGCCATTATCACCAGCCAGAGCTTAAGGAGTACAGAAGCTTACATGCACAAGATAAACCTTCAGAACGTCTATTTTGCTGCAAGCCGACAGGAGGCGGAAACCCTGTTGACCAAATGGCATCGCAAGGCCGCCGCAAGCTCAATACAACTCATCAAGAACATGGCAGAATCCGTGAAAGAGCATTGGGATGGCATTCTGGCACATTTTGACAGCAGGCTGACTAGCGGTTTCATCGAGGGTATCAACAGCCTCATCCAATCAGCCAAAACTCGGGCACGAGGGTATCGGAATCCTGACAACTTGATCTGCATTGCTTACCTGGTTGCAGGCAAGCTCAACCTTAAATCGCTATACCCTCTACCCACTTGA
- a CDS encoding TylF/MycF/NovP-related O-methyltransferase has protein sequence MKLRNWLIKKGLNRHVLDYLLVRPIVSRWFLYPYATDEQRRAIVKTGDPVRYGTLGLALEQVAKDDIPGALAECGVYIGTTSKFIHDRLPGRPFYLFDTFQGFDERDSMAETDFRFRDTSVQLVLDHIGDTNNIYIRKGYFPETASGLEHAQFALVMIDFDKYEPTLSALEFFYPKVSAGGFIFVHDYSSPESGWACSKALDEFLLDKPENPILIPDSWGTALFRKI, from the coding sequence ATGAAACTGCGCAATTGGTTGATAAAAAAGGGACTGAACAGGCACGTTCTCGACTATCTTCTCGTAAGGCCAATTGTTTCCAGATGGTTCCTTTATCCGTATGCCACTGATGAGCAGCGAAGGGCTATTGTCAAAACTGGAGACCCGGTGCGATACGGAACATTAGGTTTGGCCTTGGAACAGGTAGCCAAAGATGACATACCAGGCGCACTTGCTGAATGCGGAGTGTACATTGGTACCACCAGCAAGTTTATCCATGATAGGCTTCCTGGCCGCCCATTTTATCTTTTCGACACATTCCAGGGTTTTGATGAACGAGATTCCATGGCAGAAACCGATTTTCGCTTCAGAGATACGTCTGTTCAACTGGTGTTGGACCATATAGGGGATACGAACAACATTTACATACGCAAAGGATATTTCCCCGAAACAGCTTCGGGGCTTGAGCATGCACAATTTGCCCTTGTAATGATTGATTTTGATAAATACGAACCGACGTTGTCGGCTCTCGAGTTCTTCTATCCAAAAGTCAGTGCTGGCGGATTTATTTTCGTGCATGACTACAGCAGCCCTGAATCAGGGTGGGCATGTTCGAAAGCGCTTGATGAGTTTCTGCTGGATAAGCCTGAAAATCCGATACTGATTCCCGACTCCTGGGGGACTGCTCTCTTTCGCAAGATATAA
- a CDS encoding acyltransferase family protein, whose protein sequence is MYKCLSYSQYREIKVFPTLNGIRAISVLLVILWHMSDKAWMWLSGYTGVLIFFVLSGYLITTLLLREEDSKSVSIAAFYVRRVFRIFPLYYLTLAAYLILVFVLKVYDAKLYIQTCNTLPLYLFYFNEFLPTVAVYSHSWSLGVEEKFYLIWPICMFILLRNRSHTRIYLTLFAVLLCSLFFDLYLTPSLNVHHLTSILLGCLLAFLLHDAGTYNICSRLIGPTSSLMVTMVFISVQLLLPYHKMVSLFYPYIVTIYIALAVISTSNAFNFLRHKALVFIGERSYAIYLFHVICINIAERVFPVHSGSIVTSFSAAFLSTVLSIAAAAIAYRAIEKPLIIMGKTFSRSITSKTISINRAIKVPATTLLKDE, encoded by the coding sequence ATGTATAAGTGTCTGAGTTATTCCCAGTATAGAGAAATTAAAGTATTTCCTACACTCAATGGAATCAGAGCGATCAGCGTCTTGTTGGTGATCTTGTGGCATATGAGCGACAAGGCATGGATGTGGTTATCCGGTTATACTGGGGTATTGATATTTTTCGTATTGAGCGGGTATCTGATTACAACCCTTTTATTGAGAGAAGAAGATAGTAAGTCTGTCAGCATTGCGGCATTTTACGTCCGCAGGGTGTTCAGAATATTTCCCCTATACTATCTGACATTGGCTGCATACCTCATACTCGTGTTTGTTCTGAAGGTCTATGACGCCAAGCTATATATCCAGACATGCAATACCCTGCCATTGTATTTGTTCTATTTTAACGAGTTCCTTCCAACTGTTGCGGTCTATTCTCACAGTTGGTCGCTTGGAGTTGAAGAAAAGTTCTATCTGATCTGGCCGATATGCATGTTTATACTGCTTCGAAACAGAAGCCATACAAGGATATACCTGACTCTCTTTGCCGTTCTCCTCTGTTCATTGTTCTTTGATCTTTACCTTACTCCTTCTTTGAATGTACATCATCTTACCAGTATCCTGTTGGGATGTCTTCTGGCGTTTCTCCTTCACGATGCTGGAACCTATAACATCTGTAGCCGACTGATCGGACCAACTTCAAGCCTGATGGTAACCATGGTCTTCATAAGCGTACAGTTGTTGTTACCCTATCATAAGATGGTGTCATTGTTTTACCCGTACATTGTGACGATCTATATAGCATTGGCAGTCATTTCGACCAGTAATGCATTTAATTTTTTGAGACATAAAGCGCTGGTTTTTATTGGTGAAAGATCCTATGCCATTTATTTATTTCATGTCATCTGCATAAACATTGCCGAAAGAGTGTTTCCGGTACATTCTGGCAGCATTGTTACAAGTTTTTCGGCGGCGTTTCTAAGCACAGTGCTTTCAATAGCCGCGGCTGCCATAGCATATCGCGCAATAGAAAAACCTTTGATAATTATGGGCAAAACCTTTTCAAGATCCATCACCTCAAAAACTATTTCCATAAACAGAGCCATTAAGGTGCCAGCCACCACCCTGTTAAAAGATGAATGA
- a CDS encoding tetratricopeptide repeat protein, which yields MPERTEEEIFATGAEAVNKGDTVFGLACFSRLITSQQSPIIRSYYAVCLAKERDEQQKALTLCMEAIEEEPWNSMHYLNLGKVYLASGDKHAAIKAFRNGLLHGKNQLIAEELNRIGWRDLPVFTDLPREHLLNKYFGKLLKKLGLK from the coding sequence ATGCCAGAGAGAACAGAGGAAGAGATATTCGCCACAGGCGCCGAAGCCGTCAATAAAGGAGATACCGTTTTCGGCCTTGCTTGCTTCTCCCGGCTGATAACATCGCAACAAAGCCCGATTATCCGTTCCTATTATGCCGTATGCCTTGCCAAGGAACGGGATGAACAGCAAAAAGCCCTCACACTGTGCATGGAAGCAATTGAGGAAGAACCTTGGAACTCTATGCACTATCTCAACCTCGGCAAGGTCTACCTTGCATCAGGCGATAAACACGCGGCAATAAAAGCCTTTAGAAATGGTCTGCTCCACGGGAAGAACCAACTGATCGCCGAAGAACTAAACAGAATCGGCTGGCGAGATCTACCGGTTTTTACAGATTTGCCCAGAGAGCACCTGCTAAACAAGTATTTCGGTAAACTGTTGAAGAAGCTGGGGCTCAAGTAG
- a CDS encoding tetratricopeptide repeat protein — MSNSNKTGGAADIAAKEAETLYNTGVEALRTGDSLTALNCFEKAARIERRPVYLSNLAFCLAKEKREFPKAISLCKEAIKYDPRNSVLFLYLGRIHLLAGQKKDAIRIFRMGLRTEKNQEIVKELERLGNRKAPVLPFLERGNPLNKFLGIMLKKTGIR; from the coding sequence ATGTCAAACTCAAACAAAACGGGCGGCGCTGCCGACATTGCCGCAAAAGAAGCCGAAACTCTTTATAACACGGGTGTCGAGGCCCTCCGGACCGGAGACTCTCTGACTGCTCTCAATTGTTTTGAAAAAGCGGCCAGAATTGAAAGACGCCCTGTTTACCTCTCGAACCTTGCCTTTTGTCTGGCAAAAGAAAAGAGAGAATTCCCCAAAGCAATATCCCTGTGCAAAGAGGCGATCAAATATGATCCCCGAAATTCAGTCCTCTTCTTATATCTCGGCCGCATTCACCTCCTTGCAGGCCAGAAAAAAGATGCCATAAGAATTTTCCGCATGGGGCTGAGAACTGAAAAGAACCAGGAGATTGTCAAGGAACTGGAACGGCTCGGCAACAGGAAAGCGCCAGTACTTCCCTTTTTGGAGCGGGGGAATCCTCTCAATAAATTCCTTGGAATTATGCTCAAGAAAACAGGGATTCGATGA
- the folK gene encoding 2-amino-4-hydroxy-6-hydroxymethyldihydropteridine diphosphokinase produces the protein MKKKENYALIAQVEASVYIALGSNEGDRELHLLRAIAEIGKLSQTKITALSSFYDTEPVGGVPQANFLNGAVMLATTLTPHQLLAELHRIETDIFYRKREVPWGPRPIDLDILFFDDNVTTDEALVIPHPRLHLRRFVLQPLADIAPDFVHPLLQRSVADLLASLDSPERVVKV, from the coding sequence TTGAAAAAAAAAGAAAATTATGCTCTAATCGCGCAAGTGGAAGCTTCAGTTTACATAGCTCTTGGGTCAAATGAGGGGGACCGGGAACTTCACCTCCTGCGCGCCATTGCAGAAATCGGCAAGCTTTCTCAGACAAAGATAACAGCACTTTCATCTTTTTACGATACCGAGCCGGTCGGAGGGGTGCCGCAGGCCAATTTCCTCAATGGGGCGGTAATGCTTGCAACAACGCTTACCCCGCACCAGCTTCTTGCAGAACTCCATCGTATCGAAACGGATATATTCTACAGAAAAAGGGAGGTTCCATGGGGACCTCGCCCAATTGATCTGGACATTCTCTTTTTTGATGACAATGTTACCACAGATGAGGCGCTTGTCATCCCGCACCCCCGTCTCCACCTGCGACGTTTTGTCTTGCAGCCGCTTGCCGATATAGCTCCGGATTTCGTTCATCCCCTGTTGCAGAGAAGTGTTGCCGACCTGTTGGCTTCTCTGGATTCGCCGGAACGGGTCGTTAAGGTTTAG
- a CDS encoding YHS domain-containing protein yields the protein MARLLVMIIVGYVLYLMFKGRPGAKEFPKDAMPDDETFKDPVCGVYVTKDDAVIGTMDGEKFHFCSMACLEKFREQLEK from the coding sequence GTGGCCAGGCTGCTGGTGATGATTATTGTCGGCTACGTTTTGTATCTGATGTTCAAGGGGCGTCCCGGTGCAAAAGAATTCCCAAAAGACGCCATGCCCGACGATGAAACGTTTAAGGATCCGGTGTGCGGCGTTTATGTTACAAAGGATGACGCAGTGATCGGCACCATGGACGGGGAAAAGTTCCACTTTTGTTCCATGGCCTGTTTGGAAAAGTTCCGCGAACAGTTGGAAAAATAA
- the fsa gene encoding fructose-6-phosphate aldolase: MKFFIDTADVKEIREAHELGVVDGVTTNPSLIAKSGRKFADVIKEITSIVDGPISAEVVALDHDGMIKEAEELVKIHPNIVIKLPMTTEGLKATKTLHGEGIKTNVTLIFSPMQALLAAKAGASYVSPFVGRLDDISQDGMGIVEEIRTIFDNYGYTTEIIVASVRNPVHVLNSALIGADVATIPYSVIMQLAKHPLTDAGIKKFLEDWEKVPK, translated from the coding sequence ATGAAGTTTTTTATCGACACAGCAGACGTGAAAGAAATCCGCGAAGCCCACGAGTTGGGGGTGGTGGATGGTGTGACGACCAATCCATCGCTTATCGCCAAATCGGGCCGCAAGTTTGCCGATGTTATCAAGGAAATAACCAGCATTGTTGACGGTCCCATTTCCGCCGAGGTGGTCGCCCTCGACCACGACGGGATGATCAAGGAAGCGGAAGAACTTGTCAAAATTCACCCGAACATCGTCATCAAGCTTCCCATGACCACCGAAGGGTTGAAAGCGACCAAAACCCTCCATGGGGAAGGGATCAAGACCAACGTCACCCTCATCTTCTCTCCCATGCAGGCGCTTTTGGCAGCAAAGGCAGGCGCCAGCTATGTTTCTCCTTTTGTCGGCCGCCTCGATGACATCTCACAGGACGGCATGGGGATTGTCGAGGAGATCCGCACCATTTTCGATAATTACGGCTATACTACGGAAATTATTGTCGCCAGTGTCAGGAACCCGGTGCATGTGCTCAACTCGGCTTTGATCGGCGCCGATGTTGCCACCATCCCTTATTCGGTCATCATGCAGCTCGCCAAGCATCCCCTGACCGATGCCGGCATCAAGAAATTCCTCGAAGACTGGGAAAAGGTGCCGAAATAG
- a CDS encoding DUF5666 domain-containing protein encodes MIRKNILLSVLALMLALSLAGCGGGTTAAGNGTGIMGVSKGVITEVGDASVTGVKATVGGTIRVSGIEFETSGARIVMNHDIRGENELKRGMVVKVKGAINDERKSGVATEIEFEDDLKGPIASIDRAGKKLVVLGQTVTVDDATVFDGATDLSTLKENDVVEVSGLPAADGTLLATRIEKKGVFVPGSVVELTGVVSTVNGQDFTIGGLTVTSNLPQPTGFAVGVLVEVHGILANAAGPLSATEVEVKADELDAEEGHLVHLEGIVTNFLAPATFNVSGMTVNAQGVDVTGVANNVKVRVEGTVVNGILIAKSATVVKVITPVPAPSPVPVPTPLNGAALYNANCASCHQALSVSSKKGATAARIQAAITNKVGGMGALSSLTAAQVQSIADVLAPAPAPVPTPAPIDGAALYAANCAGCHGILANSAKKGVTAAAIQVRMANPPYATRSLSAAEVQAVAAVLAVTPTPTPTPTPAPVPAPVPAPLPGKAVYDGFCAGCHSLGSYDAAGSPNLSSKGALVNGKFPTAGVAGHKGITLSVTQRTDVSAFLNAN; translated from the coding sequence ATGATACGAAAAAATATATTATTATCGGTGCTTGCACTTATGTTGGCACTTTCCCTGGCTGGTTGCGGCGGCGGCACTACCGCGGCAGGTAACGGTACAGGCATCATGGGGGTCAGCAAAGGGGTCATTACCGAGGTTGGCGATGCATCAGTCACCGGAGTAAAGGCCACCGTCGGCGGCACCATTCGCGTCAGCGGCATCGAGTTCGAGACCAGCGGCGCCAGAATCGTCATGAATCATGATATTCGTGGGGAAAATGAGCTCAAGCGCGGCATGGTGGTCAAGGTAAAGGGCGCCATCAATGATGAGAGAAAGAGCGGGGTCGCAACAGAAATCGAGTTTGAAGACGATCTCAAAGGGCCGATTGCGAGCATTGACCGGGCAGGCAAGAAACTCGTCGTACTCGGTCAGACGGTTACCGTTGACGATGCAACGGTGTTCGACGGCGCCACTGACCTGAGCACGCTCAAGGAGAACGATGTGGTTGAAGTCAGCGGTCTGCCCGCTGCAGACGGCACCCTGCTGGCAACGCGCATCGAGAAAAAAGGGGTCTTTGTTCCGGGGAGCGTGGTGGAACTCACGGGGGTTGTCAGCACTGTCAACGGTCAAGACTTTACCATCGGCGGCCTGACGGTGACCAGCAACCTGCCGCAGCCGACGGGCTTTGCCGTTGGGGTACTCGTTGAGGTGCATGGGATACTTGCCAATGCAGCCGGGCCTCTGAGCGCAACCGAAGTGGAAGTGAAGGCGGATGAGCTGGATGCGGAAGAGGGGCATCTTGTCCATCTGGAGGGGATCGTTACAAACTTCTTGGCGCCGGCAACCTTTAATGTGAGCGGCATGACGGTCAATGCCCAAGGGGTTGACGTTACCGGTGTCGCCAACAATGTTAAAGTCCGGGTGGAAGGGACGGTCGTCAATGGTATCCTGATCGCAAAAAGTGCTACAGTTGTCAAGGTGATTACGCCGGTCCCAGCGCCTTCTCCCGTGCCGGTCCCCACACCCCTTAACGGCGCTGCTCTCTATAACGCCAACTGTGCATCGTGTCATCAGGCCCTGTCCGTTTCGAGCAAGAAAGGGGCAACAGCGGCACGTATCCAGGCGGCGATTACTAATAAAGTCGGCGGCATGGGGGCACTCTCATCTCTGACCGCTGCCCAGGTTCAGTCCATAGCCGATGTCCTGGCGCCTGCTCCCGCGCCTGTACCGACTCCTGCACCAATAGACGGAGCGGCTCTCTACGCGGCAAACTGCGCCGGATGTCACGGCATCCTGGCCAATTCCGCGAAAAAAGGTGTAACTGCCGCCGCAATCCAGGTCCGCATGGCGAACCCTCCCTATGCGACACGCAGTTTGAGCGCTGCGGAGGTGCAGGCCGTTGCCGCCGTGTTGGCTGTGACCCCGACTCCGACGCCGACGCCGACGCCCGCACCCGTGCCCGCACCCGTGCCTGCACCGCTGCCTGGTAAAGCCGTTTATGATGGCTTCTGCGCCGGATGCCATTCCCTGGGTAGCTATGACGCCGCCGGCTCGCCAAATCTTTCCAGCAAGGGCGCGCTGGTCAACGGCAAGTTTCCGACAGCCGGGGTTGCCGGGCATAAGGGCATAACCCTCTCGGTCACGCAGAGAACGGATGTGTCGGCTTTTCTCAATGCTAACTAG
- a CDS encoding DedA family protein: protein MHEAINWLLITMKAMGYPGIFLLMAMESSVIPIPSELVMPPAGYLAQRGEMNAFIAILCGTMGSLIGAYANYFAAHYLGRPLLLKYGKYVWITEEKFAKVEGFFLRHGEISTFIGRLLPVVRHLISLPAGLAGMNHVKFALYTLLGAGIWVSVLTWIGYFIGQNQELIMRYSHKALIGVVVFSALLIAVYVKLQRNKSTKHQKTLPDRIV, encoded by the coding sequence ATGCATGAAGCGATAAACTGGCTCTTGATCACCATGAAGGCAATGGGCTATCCCGGCATCTTCCTGCTCATGGCCATGGAAAGTTCGGTCATCCCCATCCCGAGCGAACTGGTCATGCCGCCGGCCGGCTACCTGGCTCAGCGGGGGGAGATGAACGCATTCATCGCCATCCTCTGCGGCACCATGGGGAGCCTGATAGGGGCTTACGCCAACTACTTCGCCGCCCACTACCTGGGACGGCCGTTGCTGCTGAAATACGGCAAATACGTCTGGATAACCGAGGAAAAGTTTGCCAAAGTCGAAGGCTTCTTTCTCCGCCACGGCGAGATATCCACCTTTATCGGCCGCCTCCTGCCGGTGGTGCGCCACCTCATCTCCCTGCCAGCCGGGCTCGCAGGAATGAACCACGTCAAGTTCGCCCTCTATACCCTCCTCGGCGCGGGAATCTGGGTAAGCGTACTGACCTGGATCGGTTATTTTATCGGCCAGAACCAGGAGTTGATCATGCGTTACTCCCACAAGGCGCTGATCGGAGTGGTCGTTTTCAGCGCACTGCTGATCGCGGTCTATGTAAAGCTGCAACGGAATAAAAGTACCAAGCATCAAAAAACCTTGCCGGATCGCATCGTCTGA
- a CDS encoding bifunctional homocysteine S-methyltransferase/methylenetetrahydrofolate reductase, translating to MNFSDRLRHEVLVGDGAIGTMLYAKGVSLDANFEHLNLVRPELVLGLHQEYVAAGAQVIETNTFGANYPKLHAIGLGNKVHDINLKGALLARRAAEGRDAFVAGSIGPLVKLKGEERDLGEREMLEIFRAQVTALTEGGVDLFILETFSDLRQIEIALQVAKETGLPVVANMAFGENSRIAGGIEAEAVAERLAAAGADVVGANCGAGPLEILRTVKRMGAVIELPIAAYPNSGFPEYVDGRYIYRATPEYFAGMAAEMVAVGAALVGGCCGTTPAHIMRIAEKVRGLKPVPRAPAPPVHAVERGGVREGTGPGFLAGWGKEKIVTVELDPPKGLDCSKVLIGSRILKDAGADAINLAENPLARVRMGNIALASLIQKEVGIEVIVHITCRDRNLLGLQSDLMGASLLGIRSILAVTGDPASLGEQAGASSVFDLNSFTLIKLLNGLNGGVNALGNPIGSGTRFTIGAAFNPNTQRMDVQAGRLAKKVVNGACFAQTQPIYDVQRLDEMIEQTAHLDIPILPGILPLVSERNAEFLHNEVPGIIIPEEIRMRMRGKEKDEGVREGLAIAREFIAAVRERVGGFYLIPPFGRYEIAAELVKYIKG from the coding sequence GTGAATTTTTCAGACAGATTGAGGCATGAAGTTCTGGTAGGGGACGGCGCCATCGGCACGATGCTCTATGCCAAAGGGGTCAGCCTCGATGCCAATTTCGAGCACCTCAACCTGGTCCGGCCGGAGCTGGTGCTGGGTCTGCATCAAGAATACGTGGCCGCCGGGGCGCAGGTGATCGAAACCAATACCTTTGGCGCCAACTATCCGAAGCTTCATGCCATAGGACTAGGCAACAAGGTTCATGACATCAACCTGAAAGGGGCGCTTCTCGCCCGCCGGGCTGCGGAAGGACGTGACGCGTTCGTGGCCGGTTCGATCGGACCTCTGGTAAAGCTCAAGGGGGAAGAAAGAGACCTCGGCGAGAGGGAGATGCTCGAAATCTTCCGCGCCCAGGTCACGGCGCTGACGGAAGGCGGGGTAGACCTGTTCATCCTTGAAACCTTTTCCGACCTGAGGCAGATTGAAATCGCCCTTCAGGTGGCCAAGGAAACCGGATTGCCGGTCGTCGCCAATATGGCTTTCGGCGAGAACAGCCGCATCGCCGGCGGTATTGAAGCCGAGGCCGTGGCGGAAAGGCTTGCCGCGGCGGGTGCCGATGTGGTCGGCGCCAACTGCGGCGCAGGGCCGCTGGAGATACTGCGCACCGTCAAGCGGATGGGGGCAGTCATTGAGCTCCCCATTGCTGCCTACCCGAACAGCGGCTTCCCGGAATACGTCGATGGCCGCTACATATATCGCGCCACCCCGGAGTATTTCGCCGGCATGGCTGCGGAAATGGTTGCCGTGGGCGCGGCCCTCGTCGGCGGTTGCTGCGGCACTACCCCTGCCCATATCATGCGGATTGCCGAGAAGGTCAGAGGCCTAAAGCCGGTGCCGCGCGCTCCCGCGCCCCCTGTGCACGCGGTGGAACGCGGCGGCGTGCGGGAGGGAACCGGGCCGGGCTTTCTCGCCGGATGGGGAAAAGAAAAGATCGTCACCGTCGAACTGGACCCGCCGAAGGGGCTTGACTGCAGCAAGGTGCTTATTGGCAGCCGGATACTGAAGGATGCCGGGGCGGACGCCATCAACCTTGCCGAAAATCCTCTGGCGCGGGTACGGATGGGGAATATCGCATTGGCCAGCCTGATTCAGAAGGAGGTCGGCATCGAGGTAATCGTCCATATCACCTGTCGGGACCGCAACCTTCTCGGCCTTCAGTCTGATTTGATGGGGGCCAGCCTGCTCGGCATCCGCTCCATTCTGGCCGTTACCGGCGATCCGGCGAGCCTTGGAGAGCAGGCGGGGGCATCATCCGTATTCGATCTCAACTCCTTTACCCTGATAAAACTCCTCAACGGCCTCAATGGAGGGGTCAATGCCCTGGGGAATCCCATCGGCAGCGGCACCCGCTTTACCATTGGCGCAGCCTTCAATCCCAACACCCAACGGATGGATGTCCAGGCCGGCCGGCTGGCAAAAAAGGTCGTAAACGGAGCCTGCTTTGCCCAGACCCAACCGATCTATGACGTGCAGCGCCTCGACGAAATGATTGAACAGACTGCGCACCTGGATATCCCCATCCTCCCCGGTATCTTGCCGCTGGTCAGCGAGAGGAACGCCGAATTTCTCCACAACGAGGTGCCGGGGATCATTATTCCCGAGGAGATCAGGATGCGGATGAGGGGGAAAGAGAAGGACGAGGGGGTACGGGAGGGGCTGGCCATTGCCCGCGAGTTTATTGCTGCCGTGCGGGAGCGGGTTGGCGGTTTCTACCTCATTCCTCCCTTCGGCAGATACGAGATTGCCGCAGAGCTGGTGAAATATATCAAGGGGTAA
- a CDS encoding nitrite/sulfite reductase domain-containing protein, whose product MKKDILEKGAILQRDRETYAIAPHIPAGITDTATLRKICDVADKYRVEAIKITSAQRIALIGLREEDLDDIWTDLAVTPGAAIGLCVRSVKICPGTTHCKRGVQDSVSLGLKLDSIYHAMELPNKMKMGVSGCMLSCAESALKDIGVMGTNKGWRIMVGGNAGARPRIGDLLVDNVPTEEAVLEIVAKVIDYYKNASNQNRIGRIIEEMGIERFREEVLGSHES is encoded by the coding sequence GTGAAAAAGGACATTCTGGAAAAGGGCGCAATTCTGCAGCGGGACAGGGAGACTTACGCCATAGCGCCGCACATCCCGGCGGGGATCACCGACACCGCCACCCTGCGAAAGATCTGTGACGTGGCCGATAAATACAGGGTGGAGGCAATCAAGATCACCTCGGCCCAGCGCATTGCGTTGATCGGCCTCAGGGAAGAGGATCTGGACGACATCTGGACCGATCTGGCCGTGACTCCCGGGGCAGCCATCGGCCTCTGCGTGAGAAGCGTGAAGATCTGCCCCGGGACCACTCACTGCAAGCGGGGGGTGCAGGATTCGGTCTCTCTCGGCCTCAAGCTGGACAGCATCTACCATGCCATGGAGCTTCCCAACAAGATGAAGATGGGGGTGTCCGGCTGCATGCTTTCCTGCGCCGAATCTGCGCTCAAGGATATCGGAGTAATGGGGACCAATAAGGGGTGGAGGATCATGGTCGGCGGCAATGCCGGCGCCCGCCCCCGTATCGGCGATCTGCTCGTGGACAACGTCCCTACCGAGGAGGCGGTACTTGAGATCGTGGCAAAGGTCATCGACTATTACAAGAACGCTTCCAATCAGAACCGCATCGGCCGGATTATCGAGGAGATGGGGATCGAGCGGTTCCGTGAAGAGGTGCTGGGGAGTCATGAGTCGTGA